The genomic interval CTCGAGCTAAATagaagacattgttaaaaacaaaacacaatctGTAATTTTAGACTTGCCAGAACCAACAAGTAATATATATAGAAGCAATAATATGATGTATAACGCATTTACTATTTACACACAGTAGAGTGTACCGTAATACAGGTCGTGTGTGATGCGTCGTAAACTTACAAATTAAAACTTCACCAAACATTAACCTCATTTGGCAGTATGCAGGTCGAAGGTTACAATCTTCTCAGTGGAGTTTGGATTTTTCTACTTCAAAGTTGCACTGCAGTAGTTCTGAAAGTTCGTGATTTTCCTGAATAGTCAAGTTTACCAACGGCTCACCGCTCGCGATGTGCGCATGCCCAATGCGTTTGCCGCCTTGAAACGTCATTTCtgatgaaaaataattatttcaaaaaGGCATTCTTATCATTTTTATGACATTAAATAGGTATTATGCGAAAGCTATCATAATCCTTTAATTTTcgtaaatcatttattaataacaattaGGCCTATATGAAACACCATTAGGCCTATAGCCTAATAgctaaatgtcacatttacattttgattGATTCTCAGAATGTTTTTTAtattcagttctgttctgtttgCTCCCATATATTGTTAGGACAGCTAATTATTTAACATCATGTCctcccccccccacacacacaaatgaaagcACCAGTGACAGTAACGCCCCTTTTTAAGGTAATGACGCACTGAAGTAAAGGtaaaataataactttaaacacatttaaaggtAAATTAATAACTTTTTCAACATTGTGGTAAAATTAACTTGTGCACATTTGAATTTTGACCTTGAAAGTAGGCTATATTTTTCCACAACttgtattttcacatttttgtattttatgttgtatatATGTTTTGCTTTTTGCACAACATTAGACTGTGTACTAATGGCTCTTGACATGTCTAAAAAAGGAACGTGTCTTTGTATTTTGAGAATGACCCTATTATTTCTTCTCACTTCATTCTCATGATGTTGTCTTTCATGCTTCACACTTCATTCTTATATTTAAGGAGTTTAATAACCTGACTTTTGATCTAATTTGCTGATGGTATTAAACAGAACGGTGTTGCCATCATCCTTGAACTGTGCCATGAAAGAGCAAAACAGAAATACAACAACAATAGAATTGATGATTCAGTTTGATTTCTCTTGCTTTTCTCTTGACATGTGTTCTCTCTCACATGTAGATGGCATTTGTTTTGTCGTATCTGTTGAAAGCTCtttcaataacatgcattttccTTGTTTTAGGTCCTGGAGGAAGCAATGGAGGAGGTATTTGTGAAACAGTAGGAGCACATGCTTctcacacaaactcaaacaCACAGCTGCGTTAACAACGCCCATTTGCCTGAGATTACCTCAACTCTGTTATGCAATACTCAAGCGCGAGCTGGACTTGGAACCAGACTGAACAAACCCTCGTTTCATCACTGAGAAGAGTAGAGGCAACAGAAGAAGGTAAAAGAGCTTTAATGAACCTTTACCATATTACTATCTGATTCCACAGTTTTTGTTGCAGTGTAATTATCTTAAAATGTAGAAACTTTTTCATTGCCCACTAAaggcctttttttcttttgcattgcACATGAAAGGAATACCAGTTTATACAACATGCAATCTTTCTCCAAAACCTCAATTGTTAACAAGTCACATCTGCTTTAAATAACTCCGTCTGTTTAGGGCTCCAGAAACACTCTGTGTCCGTGCATGCACTCAAGCATGAAGTATTTTCCAGGGTCgaggaatgaaaaaaatgtggtgtaggatttactttgaatcaACTTTCACTCAGATTTTGCTAGTagatttcacaaataattacaaataaacagCAAGTAGCACATTGGACTTTTTAAGtataaagactgaaatagtattttttttaactccaGTAAACTTTGTTTACTtcaaaaagtcatttttaagtGCACTTTACAagaaggtcccattagttaatgcatcaaCTAACATTAAAGCAATACAGtatatttgttacagtatttattcttCTTggtaacgttagttaatgaaaatacaaccGTTAATTGTTAAGTTAGCTGAGGTccattaaccctctggtgctgttccataatttttgaccaaaatattttacgttttttttttttcttaatcgCAATAGTACGAAACTTGCttaaggttttggcacttgctgtgtgaaaaaaaaaatcatggacatgatttgaaAAGGTAAAACGTGTTTTGGAAATATAAGAAttgaaaatgatatttttgtgcatttttcaaaacaataaaaacttttttcaaattcgcttttttaaacttttttcactttagcaataatctgccaagtgtcatctttaaaaagctCCAAAATGCTCCAAAGCATTTAAGATTTATGACCGTTaaagttggaaatttcattttcaggtccatgctcaaaaagtgaataaatggattataactactgcataaatataatttagtaccataaaatcccctaaaaatactaaatattaaaatacaaaaacattatcgagctaaaatatagtacaattatttcattaaaataaaaaaaaagtaatttttgacCGACACATGAACAGTAAAAAAaggtttttactgttttactttgttagtaaatgttgaataaatgctttaaaagtatttttcactgttagttcatgttaacaattTAGTTAGCTAATGTTgactaatggaaccttattgtaaagtgttaccaaataatgTGTTGGATTGATACAGAAACAATTTTTTGTTGAAGAAAATACTTCATCATGTcatataaacatgttttatgtgCACCAGGGAGCAATGAATGTCCTCAAAGCTTCACACTGTCTTCTGGCTCTATCCGTACTCTTCGCCACCGATCTTCCTTCCGCTCTGGCCGGAAAGGTCCTTGTTTTTCCTGTGGACGGCAGCCACTGGGTCAACATGAACATACTGATTGGTGTCCTTCACTCCAGCGGTCACGAGGTCACCGTGGTGCGAACCGCCAGCAGCTGGTACGTCAAAGAGGATTCACCGCACTACACGGCCATAACGGTGACCATACCAGAGCCCATTAACATCGAGAAGCCAGATTTCTTCATCTCGTTCCTGAGCGAAATGCTTGAGATACAGAAACGTGGAGGATCCCCGCTTGCGTTCGTGCAGTTCTATCGGCAGATGCTGACGAATCTCTACGACATGCATCGTCAGGCAAGTCAGCTGGTTGTGAAGATCTTCGAAAACCCGGTGTTGATGAAACAGCTGTACGAGGGACGTTACGACGTGGTCCTTACCGACCCGGGTCTGCCGGTAGGTGTGCTGGTGGCTCATAAACTCGGATTACCCATGGTGTACAATGTGAGATGGATCACGAGTGGAGAAGGGCACTTTCTTGTCGCGCCTTCTCCGCCTTCATACGTCCCAGCAGCAGGGAGCCACATGTCAAGCCGCATGCCGTTTGGACAAAGGGTCAAGAATGTCTTCCATTATGTGCTGAACATGTACATAGACTGGTTCATTGTTAGACCAGAATATGACAAACTAGTCGCACGCTACTTTGGACCCGAAACTGATTTCTTCCACTTGCTGCAAGGTGCGGATATTTGGCTCATGAGGACAGATTTCATCTTTGAGTTCCCGCGTCCAACCATGCCCAACGTCATCTACATCGGAGGCTTCCAGTGCAAACCCTCCAAGCCATTACCGCCAGACCTGGAGGAGTTTGTGAAAGGTTCAGGTGAACACGGTGTGGTTATAATGTCACTAGGTACACTCGTGAAAGCTCTTCCTAGTGAAATCACGTCTGAAATTGCTGCCGGATTTGCTCAGCTTCCCCAGCGAGTCATATGGAGGCACTTAGGAGAACGTCCTCACAATCTGggcaacaacactcttctaGTTAAGTGGCTTCCTCAGAACGACCTGCTTGGTCACCCTAAAACACGTGCGTTTGTTGCTCACGGTGGAACAAATGGCATTTACGAGTCTATCTACCATGGTGTTCCAGTGGTTGGGATTCCCTTGCTTTTTGACCAGTTTGAGAATATGTTGCGTCTCCAGGTACGAGGGGCCGCGAAAGTACTTGACGCTACCAAACTGGACAGCCAGAGCTTTTTGGCGGCAGTCCAGGAAGTTTTACATCAGCCGTCATACAGGGAAAACATGCAGCGACTGTCTAGGCTACACAAAGACCAGCCTACACAACCTCAGGATAGCGCCCTCTATTGGATAGAGTATGTAATGCGGCACAAGGGGGCAGCACATTTACGGACAGAGTCTTATAAGATGCCTTGGTACTCATATCACTCTCTAGACGTGATGGCATTTTTGCTAGCAGTGGTGCTGACAGTAGGGGGAGCTGTGATTCTTACAATACGctatttgtgtttgtgtctgtgcaGGAGAAAGAAATCAAAACTTGAGTAAAGCCTTGAtgaacaataaataatatttggtaacacttactATGAAGcctgtatttataatgttacttaAGGCATTATAATGCTTGTTTAATCTCATTCATGTGTATTTGTGGTTACAACAAGAGTAAGATGTGTAACACACAGATTATAATTCctataatatattcatattggCATTGCTTAAGATCTACACAGTatcttattacattttatatacaagtataatataattacggtataatataaataaatgctattgaacgagtattataatgtattaaaaatgagaAGATGTGAGAAGAGTACAAAATATATGCCTATATGCATGCATTATGAATACCCATATCATGCAGGCTTCATAAAAAGGAAAGTGTCACCCAGttttctttattgtttttttaggtTTACAGTTGTGTGACCAAGTTGCTGGGCATTTTCAAACTTCACAAATAGCTGTAAACTGATATACAACACCTGAATAAAGTCTAGCAGGACATGTAGGACATTATGAATTTCAGAATAAATAGTCATAAAGCGACATAGTATATTCATATCATGatcataaattaaacattttatcagaATCTTAGTCATGTGTGTAGAAAAATCAGACACCCACTGtgtctcttttatttacaataattacaTTATTGTGAAGCACATGAACTTTATACACTGGAGAGttgagtttaaagggatagttcacctgggtcattgtttactcaccctcatctccaatcttgtatgacttttttcttctacaaaacacaaaagtagatattttgaagaacgttaGTGTTCAGACAAcaacttcaaaatatcttctttagaAGAAtgaaatgcatacaggtttggaatgacataaggatgagtaagtgatgacagaatttttatttttgagtgaactatcactttaactcATTTAAGTCAGTCCCTTAAACTACTCTTCCAGACCACAATGTACACTATGAAGGGTATGAGGAGGATGGGCAGCAGTGTGGTTACAAGCACGACTCCAGCCGGGGCGTCAGCTAAATCCTCTTCACTGCTACAAACGCTGAAGTACTGCTGATGTATCCTGACGAACATCTGCTCCACTACACGATTAGGGTAGAAGCATCCTAAAAGATTGGAATATAGCTCCAAACACGCAGTTAACTGGTTGTAGCTTCTGGAAGTAGGAGAAAGAGATACAAAGTGAGTTgtgagacagaaaaaaattaaattgaccaaaagtgacatctatttaaaataaacgcTCTTCtgtttaactttctattcatcagaggaTCCTGAAAAAAGATTTATCATGGCTTCCTCGaatatatgaagcagcacaactgttttcaacattgataataatcagaaatgtttcttcaaatcagcatattagaatgatttctgaaggatcatgtgacactgaagactggagtaatgatgctgaaaattcagctttgccatcactgtaataaataacatttcaaattgaaattatattactgtttttactgtatttttgattaaataaaagccATTTCGATGAGCATTAAAGACTTTTCAAAAcattactgacccaaaacttttgaacagtagtgtacattacAATTTTGCACTGAATTACCACAAGCTAAAGGCAGCACTATACCATTTTTAAGTGCATTTCTAAGTGACACAAATCAGTCTGACAAATCAATCAACTCTTATCTGTGTTTATGTAGAAAACAGAAACGTCTCTCATTGTTTAATGGATCAGGAGGTCCATAAACTGTCAGCGATCAGGCTTCAAGATTAGCTCAGCTTATGCTTCACACATCCTTCAATTGTTTCTCTGACCATTTCCTTTATTTGTGTGCGTTTCTTGTTGgctaagaaacatttctcattagcAATTGAGCAGAAGATAAGCAGGCTACTGTATAGAAACGGTTACTTTTAGAGTGTGTTTCACAGCAATCAAAAGCAGTTTAACAAAGCCGaataaaaagattaaatgtGATGGTTTTCAAAAGTTAAAATTGTTGAAAACGATTGGCTAGACAGGTTAGCAGATATCTGATTGGTAGAGAGAATTATGAAAAGGTTACtaacaaaaacatataaataaataataagtaaCATAGGAAAACAATCTATATTCCTATAAATGGCAACAAAAGCATGAAGGTAAACAGATCAAATCCCCACAAAGTGATGCTCAGTAAATAAACAAAGCAATGTTTCAGAGCTGCGGCTCCTTTGGTCCTGAAATATCAATTATATAGAAATATGGTGtataatttctcattttaagtTAAGTCACAGATGAATAAGCTCTGGCTTACCTTATCACCATCTCCATATTACACCAGTTCTCCTCTCCAAGTACACTCATGTTGCTACTGAAAATATCACAGCACAGTTCGCCATAAGACATCAAATCCTCCTCATAACAGTGACTGTAGTGGTGGTGAAAATCTTGTTGCTGAAGAATCTCGTTGCTTTCTGTGACTGAAGGGTGACGGGAGATTCATTTAATAACGACACAAGCAATCTGTGAAGTCTAATAGCTCACATACTCCCAAAAGTGTCACAAAACTCTTACCATTGTTCTTGTACGTGCCGTTGTTGGTATCTGAAAGAGTGAAAAATGCGATTATGAATGTGCTTGCGAAGAGATTATGCAAGTGTAAATAATGCAAACATTACATACGCTCGTTCAAAGATTCATTCAGTTCTTTCTGTGCATTTTCAGTTTTGACTCTGAGACTCTCatctggagaaaaaaagaacattaaaaaacgactaaaagacattttatcatttctaattattttcaATATAGGGTGAATAATGCATACGAGTCTTTAAGAAGAAAAAGGaagaaatgttaaataatacttCATTTTACTAGTTGTTCCACTTTAACTAACGTAAGTTTAATCTTTTATTGAAGTGCGCCAAAAGCCACATTGTTGGGTATAACATATCcaaattataatcatataaaCACCCAGAGAACCatcggtagcactttattttacagtcctgttccccatgtacatatACGATGTacttattacagtaattacaataactgggtaataactaggtactaaccctgaacctacccctaactCTTGTAGCTACCTtatattactcagtattttCTTACATTGTAAGcacacgtactgtaaaataaagtgcagctGAAATAGGTTCCTTTTTCATAGCTTGAGACTTTACTAAATATAAACTTTGACTCATcctaaaactatttaaataaaaaagaaacaattgAGACAATGTTAACGTGCACTAAGAGTATAGAggtataaactatatatatgaaagatgagttcatattgagacaTCTCACATTTGATGACAGAGAGATTTGAAACACTGAGACGTGAAATTACTGTTGTTTCCTGAGAAGAGTATAAGAAGCATAAGAAGGTCTCaattttctctctgtttataGAAGAAATAACTGAGAATATCTATTTGAGAATGTTTTGAAATGATTCAGTAGTTGGTCTCTTACCTTCAACAGCTGTTCTGTTATCTTGTGTCATTTGACCTGCGAATAAAAATTAATGATCATCCATGCTGCTACCAGACATTCATTAACACTATAATTTCTTATAAATCTATTCTCTTGCAAACATGTTGGTTTGGTAGCTCACAAGTCAGCGGAAAAAAGAAAGGCTTGTAATGTGGTTGCATGTCTTCTAGATAACATCTTGAGAGTCCAAAAGTGATGGCATTAGGCAGATGTTCATACAGCTAAAGTAAACTCATAAGTTATCTTAGATCTTAGACCGAAGATCTCCTACCACAGATCAGAGATGGATCCAGCAACAGCAAAAGTAGTCCGGAGAGATATAACATAGTGCAAGACAAATAAAGAATAGCAACTACATAGACTGAGTTAAGCTGTTAAGTGAATAAATGGACATGAGTTTGCTGTGGCTGGAACATTTAACAGGAGAAACAAAAGAGGGGAGGAACAGGGAGActgtcattgtgtgtgtgtgtgtgtgtgtgtgtgtgtgtgtgtggctaaAGAAAATACCCCACCCTTTACGAGCCTCTTGGAGTTCACGGATAGTTTGGGATGAGACATTTCTTTGGAGCAGAACTATTGCCTTCCTGCCCTGATAAGTTTCTGCGAAGTGAGTTTTCTCAGTGGACAGTGGGAATTATGCAACTTAATTATAGGGTTATATGATTCCTACTGCTAATTTCAAATGGCTTTTCAACATAAAGTTCACGATGTAAGTATGTTTTAGTATCAGATATGTTTCATTAGCATGTATGTAAAAGCCTGAATGGTTTTTTGCATGCACACACTCTTAGAATAAAGGGTTCAAAGGGGTTCTATTTAGAACTCTCGTGTTCTTgattcaattttaaataatcatttatgctaaaaaaggttctatataaggagaaatgttttGATTGCATAGTACTTTCATGTTTGAAAGGTtattttctagtgataaagtacgTTTATGATCTGCTTAACTGATCAAATTTAATCAAagttaaaaattaattgaaacaAAATCCATAAAATGTTCCTCATGATGGGAACCCTCATATATGAAGCACTTGAGAGGTTTGAACCCGTGCGGTTATACATGTATCCTATATGAGACTGGCTAACCTTTAAAACTGTGGTAAATGTGCTCTATTTCCGATCCAGATTACCCGATTGCCCACGTTAGCTAACATGTTATAAGTTTTGTACCGTGCAGGTTTCAGAGACGCATATTGTTTCCGCTACAACTGTGTTAAAAGAAATGACTATAAATcaacttttattatttactttccCTATTTTACTATTAGTAAATCATAAGATTGTGATTATTAAGTGAATTTTTTTGTCTGTGAATGACATACTGTATTGTattataaagaaataaacatatCTTTAAGACCACATTTTGATATCATGACTAATTATTTTCACTAGAATTTCAGTTTAAGTGACATCTTGTGGTTTGCCAGGTGTGACCCAAACttgtttgctgttttttctAGAAACATTTCCTTTCAGACTGACACCTTTCCCAGTTTCTGTTTTTAAACTTTCCACCGCCAATTTAGTTTCATTCTCTTGTTGATGGCAATAAAAATACGTTACGTAATGAACAGTAATTGGTTGTTTACAGTTGCTCTTATGTGTGAATTTTCTGATGTACATATTCCCACAGTATTCTGAGATAGATAAAGCTTTCCATTTCAATGCAATCATCATTACAGTGACAGGAAGAGTAATCTAACATTATCATCATGATAAGTAAATAAACACTTCACATAAACAGCTGAATTATGTGACACAAAAACACTCTAGGCTTTACAGAAACTGTATTTCACATAA from Ctenopharyngodon idella isolate HZGC_01 chromosome 23, HZGC01, whole genome shotgun sequence carries:
- the LOC127506155 gene encoding UDP-glucuronosyltransferase 2A2-like isoform X1; protein product: MNVLKASHCLLALSVLFATDLPSALAGKVLVFPVDGSHWVNMNILIGVLHSSGHEVTVVRTASSWYVKEDSPHYTAITVTIPEPINIEKPDFFISFLSEMLEIQKRGGSPLAFVQFYRQMLTNLYDMHRQASQLVVKIFENPVLMKQLYEGRYDVVLTDPGLPVGVLVAHKLGLPMVYNVRWITSGEGHFLVAPSPPSYVPAAGSHMSSRMPFGQRVKNVFHYVLNMYIDWFIVRPEYDKLVARYFGPETDFFHLLQGADIWLMRTDFIFEFPRPTMPNVIYIGGFQCKPSKPLPPDLEEFVKGSGEHGVVIMSLGTLVKALPSEITSEIAAGFAQLPQRVIWRHLGERPHNLGNNTLLVKWLPQNDLLGHPKTRAFVAHGGTNGIYESIYHGVPVVGIPLLFDQFENMLRLQVRGAAKVLDATKLDSQSFLAAVQEVLHQPSYRENMQRLSRLHKDQPTQPQDSALYWIEYVMRHKGAAHLRTESYKMPWYSYHSLDVMAFLLAVVLTVGGAVILTIRYLCLCLCRRKKSKLE
- the LOC127506155 gene encoding UDP-glucuronosyltransferase 2A2-like isoform X2 is translated as MHQLTLKQYSIFVTVFILLGNVALAGKVLVFPVDGSHWVNMNILIGVLHSSGHEVTVVRTASSWYVKEDSPHYTAITVTIPEPINIEKPDFFISFLSEMLEIQKRGGSPLAFVQFYRQMLTNLYDMHRQASQLVVKIFENPVLMKQLYEGRYDVVLTDPGLPVGVLVAHKLGLPMVYNVRWITSGEGHFLVAPSPPSYVPAAGSHMSSRMPFGQRVKNVFHYVLNMYIDWFIVRPEYDKLVARYFGPETDFFHLLQGADIWLMRTDFIFEFPRPTMPNVIYIGGFQCKPSKPLPPDLEEFVKGSGEHGVVIMSLGTLVKALPSEITSEIAAGFAQLPQRVIWRHLGERPHNLGNNTLLVKWLPQNDLLGHPKTRAFVAHGGTNGIYESIYHGVPVVGIPLLFDQFENMLRLQVRGAAKVLDATKLDSQSFLAAVQEVLHQPSYRENMQRLSRLHKDQPTQPQDSALYWIEYVMRHKGAAHLRTESYKMPWYSYHSLDVMAFLLAVVLTVGGAVILTIRYLCLCLCRRKKSKLE